In Oryza sativa Japonica Group chromosome 2, ASM3414082v1, the following are encoded in one genomic region:
- the LOC107280037 gene encoding receptor-like protein 3, with product MRPFHFPCSRISSKLPTDLLGFALLTVLCLASSTDSCIDQEKSVLLQFLAGLSGDGGLSASWRNGTNCCTWEGITCNADMRIADILLASKALEGQISPSLGSLTGLLQLNLSHNSLSGELPLEGLVSSSSIVVLDVSFNHFSGALQELFIQSTIWPLQVLNISSNLFTGKFPTTTCKVMNNLVALNASNNSFIGQIPSSLCINSPSFGVLDLSSNQFGGSIPSDIGNCSMLRVLKGGRNNFKGPLPDELFNASSLEHLSFPNNDLNGVLDDANIIKLSKLSILDLQQNIFSGNIPKSIGQLKRLKELHLGENYLYGELPSTLGNCTNLKILDLKINYLSGDLGKINFSSLSNLMIIDLLVNNFNGTIPESIYDCTNLIALRLSWNKFHGEFSHRMDRLRSLSCLSVGWNDFTNITKALYILKSFSNLKTLLLGGNFNHETLLADETMDGFENLQYLEISGSSLHGKISLWLSKLTKLKVLQLSNNQLSGSVPAWINSLNFLFYLDISNNNLTGEFPTILTQIPMLKSDKRTNLDVRSRQRLVS from the exons ATGAGGCCTTTCCACTTTCCATGCAGCAGAATCAGCAGCAAATTACCCACAGATTTACTTGGGTTTGCTCTGCTGACGGTGCTGTGTTTAGCTTCTTCCACCGACTCCTGCATAGACCAGGAGAAGAGTGTCCTCCTCCAGTTCCTTGCTGGCCTCTCAGGAGACGGTGGCCTCTCCGCATCATGGCGGAACGGCACAAATTGCTGCACATGGGAAGGCATCACCTGTAATGCAGACATGAGGATCGCTGATATTTTGCTCGCTTCTAAGGCCCTTGAAGGGCAGATCTCACCGTCTCTTGGCAGCCTCACCGGCCTGCTGCAGCTCAATCTTTCACACAATTCGCTGTCTGGTGAACTTCCATTGGAGGGGTTGGTGTCATCGAGCAGCATCGTCGTTCTTGATGTTAGCTTCAATCACTTCAGTGGAGCTTTGCAAGAGCTCTTCATTCAATCAACTATCTGGCCTCTTCAGGTACTGAACATCTCAAGCAACTTATTTACAGGGAAATTTCCAACAACCACATGTAAGGTGATGAACAATCTGGTGGCTCTTAATGCCAGCAACAACAGCTTTATAGGACAGATACCAAGTTCTTTGTGCATCAACTCACCATCCTTCGGGGTACTTGACCTCTCTTCCAATCAATTTGGTGGCAGCATACCCTCAGACATAGGCAACTGCTCCATGCTTAGAGTGCTCAAGGGTGGCCGCAACAACTTCAAGGGTCCACTCCCAGATGAACTATTCAATGCTTCATCATTGGAGCACCTTTCTTTCCCAAACAATGATCTAAATGGAGTACTTGATGATGCCAACATTATAAAGCTCAGCAAATTGTCTATCCTTGATCTCCAACAGAATATATTCAGTGGAAACATACCCAAGTCCATAGGTCAGCTCAAGAGATTGAAGGAGCTCCATTTGGGTGAGAACTACTTGTATGGGGAGCTGCCATCAACTTTAGGCAACTgcacaaatctcaaaatccTCGACCTCAAGATCAACTACCTCAGTGGAGACCTTGGCAAGATCAACTTTTCCAGCCTATCTAATCTAATGATAATTGATCTTCTCGTGAACAACTTCAATGGTACAATTCCAGAAAGCATTTATGATTGCACAAATTTGATTGCACTGAGACTTTCGTGGAACAAATTCCATGGTGAGTTCTCACACAGAATGGACAGACTGAGGTCTCTTTCCTGCCTGTCAGTTGGTTGGAATGATTTTACGAATATCACGAAGGCACTTTACATCCTCAAGAGCTTTAGCAACTTAAAAACTCTACTTCTTGGAGGGAACTTCAACCATGAGACATTGCTAGCAGATGAAACAATGGATGGTTTTGAAAATCTTCAGTACCTAGAAATAAGTGGTTCTTCTTTACATGGAAAAATTTCTCTTTGGCTATCAAAGCTCACAAAATTGAAGGTGCTGCAGTTATCCAATAATCAATTAAGCGGATCAGTGCCTGCCTGGATCAACAGCCTCAACTTCCTCTTCTATCTAGACATATCCAATAACAACCTTACAGGTGAATTTCCAACAATATTAACGCAGATTCCAATGCTGAAGTCAGACAAGAGAACCAATCTGGAT GTGCGATCCCGCCAGAGATTAGTCAGCTGA
- the LOC4328360 gene encoding thiosulfate sulfurtransferase 16, chloroplastic: MASAAMSSNKKELEALPIVDAGEVRELMSSGHHYLDVRLGKDFDKAHADGARNISYYLSVTPSGKEKNPHFVDEVASLFGKDEHLIVACNTGVRSRLATKDLLDAGFKNVRNLKGGYQSFLRSESQQPAAHQQ; encoded by the exons ATGGCGTCTGCGGCGATGAGCAG CAACAAGAAGGAGCTGGAAGCCCTCCCAatcgtcgacgccggcgaggttcGTGAGCTCATGAGCTCCGGCCACCATTACCTCGATGTCAG GCTTGGGAAGGATTTTGACAAGGCGCATGCTGACGGTGCTCGCAACATTTCCTACTACCTCTCAGTGACTCCCAGTG GGAAGGAGAAGAACCCACACTTTGTAGATGAAGTGGCTTCACTCTTCGGCAAGGATGAGCACCTGATTGTG GCTTGCAACACAGGTGTGCGATCCAGGCTCGCGACTAAGGACCTTTTGGACGCG GGATTCAAGAATGTGAGGAACCTGAAAGGTGGTTACCAATCATTTCTCCGAAGTGAAAGCCAGCAACCTGCAGCTCATCAACAGTAA